The following are from one region of the Sandaracinus amylolyticus genome:
- a CDS encoding aldo/keto reductase: MEQRALGPGDLRVSVVTFGAMGFGEPGPDEDARRAAILRAALEAGVTAIDTAPLYGFGRSERVIGKVIAELRPRPKVLTKVGLRWDCPSQHGEPLFQTVGEQGQPLVVRRDSRPESVLLEIERSLERLGVERLDLVQVHQRDRRVPIRETFGALRDAVRAGAVAHVGVSNFTGREVEEARAALGDVPLASLQSPLSLLAREVERDGLVAARRVGAGFLAYSPLAQGLLAGTYGPHREVQDWRAGSPLFAPKVRELIQDVIRDVLQPIATRHGATPGQVSLAWVLARPGVSAVIAGASSEAQARQNAGASALRLEPREVTDLESAFARVTAAAQRHAKMDGVMRRARSVAGAVKRRVMPAGS, translated from the coding sequence ATGGAGCAGCGAGCGCTCGGGCCCGGAGATCTGCGCGTATCCGTCGTCACCTTCGGCGCGATGGGGTTCGGCGAGCCGGGGCCCGACGAGGACGCGCGGCGCGCTGCGATCCTCCGCGCCGCGCTGGAGGCGGGCGTCACCGCGATCGACACCGCGCCGCTCTACGGCTTCGGTCGCTCGGAGCGGGTGATCGGGAAGGTCATCGCGGAGCTGCGGCCGCGCCCCAAGGTGCTCACGAAGGTCGGGCTGCGCTGGGACTGTCCCTCGCAGCACGGCGAGCCGCTCTTCCAGACCGTCGGCGAGCAGGGCCAGCCGCTGGTGGTGCGTCGCGACTCGCGCCCCGAGTCCGTGCTGCTCGAGATCGAGCGCAGCCTCGAGCGGCTCGGGGTGGAGCGGCTCGACCTGGTGCAGGTGCACCAGCGCGATCGACGGGTGCCGATCCGCGAGACGTTCGGCGCGCTGCGCGACGCGGTGCGCGCGGGCGCGGTGGCGCACGTCGGAGTCTCGAACTTCACGGGACGCGAGGTCGAGGAGGCGCGCGCAGCGCTCGGCGACGTGCCGCTCGCGAGCCTGCAGTCGCCGCTGAGCCTCCTCGCGCGCGAGGTCGAGCGCGACGGATTGGTCGCGGCGCGGCGCGTCGGCGCGGGCTTCCTCGCGTACTCGCCGCTCGCGCAGGGCCTGCTCGCGGGCACCTACGGACCGCACCGCGAGGTGCAGGACTGGCGCGCCGGGAGCCCGCTCTTCGCGCCGAAGGTCCGGGAGCTGATCCAGGACGTGATCCGCGACGTGCTCCAGCCGATCGCGACGCGCCACGGCGCCACGCCGGGTCAGGTGTCGCTGGCGTGGGTGCTGGCGCGCCCCGGCGTGAGCGCGGTGATCGCGGGCGCGAGCAGCGAGGCGCAGGCGCGACAGAACGCGGGCGCGTCGGCGCTGAGGCTCGAGCCGCGCGAGGTCACGGACCTCGAGAGCGCGTTCGCGCGGGTGACGGCGGCGGCGCAGCGGCACGCGAAGATGGACGGGGTGATGCGCCGGGCCCGCAGCGTGGCGGGCGCGGTGAAGCGTCGCGTGATGCCCGCCGGGTCGTGA
- a CDS encoding DedA family protein, with amino-acid sequence MRWLERSEGPLGYVVLALASLVEYVVPPFPGDTVALFGVFLAATAGWSAAWVYLALNVGAIGGGMIAYGFGRAVSSPERRPRWLCGPRSTRAIEQITARYEKHGAVYLAINRFVPALRAFFFVGAGIARVPWPAVVLWGGLSAVVWNAILLGVGWAVGESWDEMLAWARAYSALATVVVVLVIVAFAGRAVLRKARGSSGADGEPPG; translated from the coding sequence ATGCGGTGGCTGGAGCGGAGCGAGGGGCCGCTCGGGTACGTCGTGCTCGCGCTCGCCTCGCTCGTCGAGTACGTCGTGCCGCCGTTTCCGGGCGACACCGTCGCGCTCTTCGGGGTCTTCCTCGCGGCGACCGCGGGGTGGAGCGCGGCCTGGGTCTACCTCGCGCTCAACGTCGGAGCCATCGGCGGCGGGATGATCGCGTACGGGTTCGGGCGCGCGGTGTCGTCCCCCGAGCGCAGGCCGCGCTGGCTCTGCGGGCCCCGCTCGACGCGGGCGATCGAGCAGATCACCGCGCGCTACGAGAAGCACGGCGCGGTGTACCTCGCGATCAATCGCTTCGTGCCGGCGCTGCGCGCGTTCTTCTTCGTCGGCGCGGGCATCGCGCGGGTGCCCTGGCCCGCGGTCGTGCTCTGGGGTGGGCTCAGCGCGGTGGTGTGGAACGCGATCCTGCTCGGCGTCGGATGGGCGGTCGGCGAGAGCTGGGACGAGATGCTCGCGTGGGCCCGCGCGTACTCGGCGCTGGCGACGGTCGTCGTGGTGCTGGTGATCGTCGCGTTCGCGGGACGCGCGGTGCTGCGGAAGGCCCGGGGGTCGTCGGGCGCGGACGGGGAGCCTCCCGGTTGA
- a CDS encoding pyridoxal phosphate-dependent aminotransferase yields MSDAIRERLRPELAALHAYETPAAPARIRVDGNESPWALPAEARARIAEAMASIALHRYPDPRCTALRAALSGYVGARPDELVIGVGSDEVISILETAIARPRSGSASAVVMHPDPSFSMYGIIGRGHGHAVVKVPLDERWDLDADVWARAIDEHRPSLIFLPSPNNPTSNRFDERVVRRIVEQARDALVVLDDAYVEFSSGSISHALFEKHDNVAVLGTLSKIGLAALRVGWVRVKPWLAHELEKVRLTYNIPTPSQEIATLALGPLMPILREQIALVRAERSKLVAGLAAIPGIAVDPTDSNFALVRAGSRTLDVAARMHAAGVQVRTFAGHPRLAERMRITVGTPEENHVVLAALADAMREVA; encoded by the coding sequence ATGAGCGACGCGATCCGAGAGCGGCTCCGGCCCGAGCTCGCGGCGCTGCATGCGTACGAGACGCCCGCTGCGCCGGCGCGCATCCGGGTCGACGGCAACGAGAGCCCGTGGGCGCTGCCCGCGGAGGCGCGCGCCCGCATCGCCGAGGCGATGGCGTCGATCGCGCTGCATCGGTATCCGGATCCGCGCTGCACCGCGCTGCGCGCCGCGCTCTCGGGCTACGTGGGCGCGAGGCCCGACGAGCTGGTGATCGGCGTCGGATCGGACGAGGTGATCTCGATCCTCGAGACCGCGATCGCGCGGCCGCGCTCGGGCAGCGCGAGCGCGGTGGTGATGCACCCCGATCCGAGCTTCTCGATGTACGGGATCATCGGGCGCGGGCACGGCCACGCGGTCGTGAAGGTGCCGCTCGACGAGCGCTGGGATCTCGACGCGGACGTGTGGGCGCGTGCGATCGACGAGCACCGCCCCTCGCTGATCTTCCTGCCGAGCCCGAACAACCCGACGAGCAACCGCTTCGACGAGCGCGTGGTGCGGCGGATCGTCGAGCAGGCGCGCGATGCGCTGGTGGTGCTCGACGATGCGTACGTCGAGTTCTCGAGCGGATCGATCTCGCACGCGCTCTTCGAGAAGCACGACAACGTGGCGGTGCTGGGCACGCTCTCGAAGATCGGGCTCGCGGCGCTGCGCGTGGGCTGGGTGCGCGTGAAGCCGTGGCTCGCGCACGAGCTCGAGAAGGTGCGGCTCACGTACAACATCCCGACTCCGTCGCAGGAGATCGCGACGCTCGCGCTCGGTCCGCTGATGCCGATCCTGCGCGAGCAGATCGCGCTGGTGCGTGCCGAGCGCTCGAAGCTGGTCGCGGGGCTCGCGGCGATCCCGGGGATCGCGGTGGATCCCACCGACTCGAACTTCGCGCTGGTGCGGGCGGGGTCGCGCACGCTGGACGTCGCAGCGCGGATGCATGCGGCGGGCGTGCAGGTGCGGACCTTCGCGGGGCACCCGCGGCTCGCGGAGCGGATGCGGATCACGGTGGGCACGCCCGAGGAGAACCACGTGGTGCTCGCGGCGCTCGCCGACGCGATGCGCGAGGTCGCGTGA
- the ftsZ gene encoding cell division protein FtsZ encodes MLGSLETSSLPAEGEPGERAREKKGTGGNMGFHIEFADDAEMQARIKVVGVGGGGGNALQTMIQSGLEGVEFIAANTDTQALEQSLAPSKVQLGSALTRGLGAGANPDVGKKAALEEMERIQEALAGADMVFVTAGMGGGTGTGAAPIIAQIARDLGILTVGVVTRPFLFEGKRRMKNAEQGIRELAASVDTIITIPNQKLMNLDDDLSILEAFKRADDVLVQAVRGISDLITVSGVINVDFADVKTIMSGQGRALMGTGYGRGERRALDAVEMAINSPLLDDISIDGAMGILLNFTAGPDVRLKEINEAASLVQQAAHEDANIIFGLLTDPDMGDVVKVTAIATGFEADSSEMQEIVASATAARTSRTSLPLSIPGHRPAMQPQMALKALVPQQQPAPVEARAARRNSAPAPRVSTAREQPEQATLPELRVSGRAFGPAALADEATLDIPAYLRRAAAHHD; translated from the coding sequence GTGCTGGGCAGTCTGGAGACAAGCTCGCTTCCCGCGGAGGGCGAACCCGGGGAGAGGGCCAGAGAGAAAAAGGGCACGGGAGGCAACATGGGATTCCACATCGAGTTCGCGGACGACGCGGAGATGCAGGCCCGGATCAAGGTCGTCGGCGTCGGTGGTGGCGGCGGAAACGCGCTCCAGACGATGATCCAGAGCGGGCTCGAGGGCGTCGAGTTCATCGCGGCGAACACCGACACGCAGGCGCTCGAGCAGAGCCTCGCGCCGTCGAAGGTGCAGCTCGGCTCGGCGCTCACGCGCGGCCTCGGCGCGGGCGCGAACCCCGACGTCGGCAAGAAAGCGGCGCTCGAGGAGATGGAGCGCATCCAGGAGGCGCTCGCGGGCGCCGACATGGTCTTCGTCACCGCCGGCATGGGCGGCGGCACCGGCACCGGCGCGGCGCCGATCATCGCGCAGATCGCGCGCGACCTCGGCATCCTCACCGTCGGCGTCGTGACGCGTCCCTTCCTCTTCGAGGGCAAGCGCCGGATGAAGAACGCGGAGCAGGGCATCCGCGAGCTCGCCGCGTCGGTCGACACGATCATCACGATCCCGAACCAGAAGCTGATGAACCTCGACGACGACCTGTCGATCCTCGAGGCCTTCAAGCGCGCCGACGACGTGCTCGTCCAGGCGGTGCGCGGCATCAGCGATCTCATCACGGTCAGCGGCGTCATCAACGTCGACTTCGCCGACGTGAAGACGATCATGAGCGGCCAGGGCCGCGCGCTGATGGGCACCGGCTACGGCCGCGGCGAGCGCCGCGCGCTCGACGCGGTGGAGATGGCGATCAACTCGCCGCTGCTCGACGACATCTCGATCGACGGCGCGATGGGGATCCTCCTCAACTTCACCGCGGGCCCCGACGTTCGCCTCAAGGAGATCAACGAGGCCGCGTCGCTGGTGCAGCAGGCGGCGCACGAGGACGCGAACATCATCTTCGGCCTGCTCACGGACCCCGACATGGGCGACGTGGTGAAGGTCACCGCGATCGCGACGGGCTTCGAGGCCGACAGCTCGGAGATGCAGGAGATCGTCGCGTCGGCGACGGCGGCGCGCACCTCGCGCACCTCGCTGCCGCTCAGCATCCCCGGCCACCGTCCCGCGATGCAGCCGCAGATGGCGCTCAAGGCGCTCGTCCCGCAGCAGCAGCCCGCGCCGGTCGAGGCGCGCGCCGCGCGTCGCAACTCGGCGCCTGCGCCGCGCGTCAGCACCGCGCGCGAGCAGCCCGAGCAGGCGACCCTCCCCGAGCTGCGCGTCTCGGGTCGCGCGTTCGGCCCGGCGGCGCTCGCCGACGAGGCGACGCTCGACATCCCGGCGTACCTGCGCCGCGCGGCCGCGCACCACGACTGA
- a CDS encoding S66 peptidase family protein: MISSAVPSNRSSLRPRALRPGAHLRVIAPSSPFDMQDFARGVDRLRARYRVTYDQQISARAGYLAGDDARRLRELEDAIDDPDVDAIVAARGGYGAMRIASSIDPARVAAHPKLLVGFSDVTALHALWARAGVCSLHASMVAALGRGSDAMLARWIDVVEGKSTCSFEGLTPIGASRAVIEAPVIGGNLALLAAMTGTPLAPPLDGAILFVEDVGEAPYRVDRMLTQLRLSGALENVAGVLVGSFTRCAPGADGTTVESVVAERLGDLDVPVLVGLPCGHVEEPLELPLGARARIDGTRGCVTFVEPLVHL; encoded by the coding sequence ATGATCTCCTCGGCCGTGCCTTCCAATCGCTCCTCGCTGCGACCGCGCGCGCTACGCCCGGGCGCGCACCTGCGCGTGATCGCGCCCTCGTCGCCGTTCGATATGCAGGACTTCGCGCGAGGCGTCGATCGGCTCCGCGCGCGTTATCGCGTCACGTACGACCAGCAGATAAGCGCGCGAGCGGGATATCTCGCGGGCGACGACGCGCGACGTCTGCGCGAGCTCGAGGACGCGATCGACGATCCCGACGTCGACGCGATCGTCGCGGCGCGCGGAGGCTACGGCGCGATGCGCATCGCGTCGTCGATCGATCCGGCGCGCGTCGCCGCGCATCCGAAGCTGCTCGTCGGCTTCAGCGACGTGACCGCGCTGCACGCGCTGTGGGCGCGCGCGGGTGTGTGCTCGCTGCACGCGTCGATGGTCGCGGCGCTCGGTCGCGGGAGCGACGCGATGCTCGCGCGATGGATCGACGTCGTCGAAGGGAAGAGCACGTGCTCGTTCGAGGGCCTCACGCCGATCGGTGCATCGCGCGCGGTGATCGAGGCGCCGGTGATCGGCGGGAACCTCGCGCTGCTCGCCGCGATGACCGGCACACCGCTCGCGCCGCCGCTCGATGGCGCGATCCTCTTCGTCGAAGACGTCGGCGAAGCGCCTTATCGCGTCGATCGGATGCTGACGCAGCTGCGGCTCTCGGGCGCGCTCGAGAACGTCGCGGGCGTGCTCGTCGGATCGTTCACCCGATGCGCGCCCGGCGCCGACGGAACGACGGTCGAGTCGGTGGTCGCGGAGCGGCTCGGCGACCTCGACGTTCCGGTGCTCGTCGGATTGCCCTGTGGTCACGTGGAGGAGCCGCTCGAGCTGCCGCTCGGAGCACGCGCTCGCATCGACGGCACTCGCGGATGTGTGACGTTCGTCGAGCCGCTGGTCCACTTGTGA
- a CDS encoding NADP-dependent oxidoreductase: protein MATMRAVRFHEYGGPEVLRYDEVPCPEPGAGEILVRVHAASVNPIDWKIAAGAYGLSLPRVAGHDFSGVVAGVGEGVAGFAVEDRVFGRHDGADAELVVVRPEEIAKTPPGLDHARAATIPTAGLTAWQALFDLEGAPTMDLQPGQTVLIHGAAGGVGTFAVQLAKQRGARVIATARAAHEAYLRSLGADDVVDYSQQRFESVARDVDGVLDTIGGETQRRSFDVIRPGGALVSLVGLAPTSKQRAEERGVRAVGIVSKTSRPVLEELARLVENGTIDVEIAARFPLAKAREAYAQSRDGHTQGKIVLEAT, encoded by the coding sequence ATGGCGACGATGAGAGCGGTGCGGTTCCACGAGTACGGCGGGCCCGAGGTGCTGCGCTACGACGAGGTGCCCTGCCCCGAGCCCGGCGCAGGAGAGATCCTCGTGCGTGTGCACGCGGCCTCGGTGAACCCGATCGACTGGAAGATCGCGGCCGGCGCCTACGGGCTCTCGCTCCCGCGGGTGGCGGGGCACGACTTCTCCGGTGTCGTCGCGGGCGTCGGGGAAGGCGTTGCGGGCTTCGCCGTCGAGGACCGGGTGTTCGGCAGGCACGACGGAGCGGACGCGGAGCTCGTCGTCGTACGTCCCGAAGAGATCGCGAAGACGCCCCCGGGGCTCGACCACGCGCGGGCGGCGACGATTCCGACGGCGGGCCTGACCGCGTGGCAGGCGCTCTTCGATCTCGAGGGCGCGCCCACGATGGACCTGCAGCCGGGCCAGACGGTGCTGATCCACGGTGCTGCCGGCGGGGTCGGGACGTTCGCGGTGCAGCTCGCGAAGCAGAGGGGCGCGAGGGTCATCGCCACGGCGCGCGCGGCCCACGAGGCGTATCTGCGCAGCCTCGGCGCCGACGACGTCGTCGACTACTCGCAGCAGCGCTTCGAGAGCGTGGCGCGCGACGTCGACGGCGTGCTCGACACCATCGGAGGCGAGACGCAGCGCCGCTCGTTCGACGTGATCCGACCGGGCGGTGCGCTCGTCTCGCTGGTCGGGCTCGCGCCGACGTCGAAGCAACGCGCGGAGGAGCGCGGGGTGCGCGCGGTGGGGATCGTGTCGAAGACGTCGCGCCCGGTGCTCGAGGAGCTCGCGCGGCTGGTCGAGAACGGAACGATCGACGTGGAGATCGCGGCGCGGTTCCCGCTCGCGAAAGCGCGCGAGGCCTACGCGCAGAGCCGCGACGGCCACACGCAGGGCAAGATCGTCCTCGAAGCGACGTGA
- a CDS encoding cupin domain-containing protein: protein MAESTYAFRKLIAPITPEQFFAEHWERKPLIVRREQRDYYADLLSLRAFDQVITTQALMHPQCFIANAARQVDASEYTFPNNSVDSARLYQQFADGGTIVFNQLEGFIPPLADLCRSLERDISTRFQCNIYCTPSNAQGFPTHYDSHDVFILQIHGTKHWILYNTPVELPFKGQPFRRDETPKGEVTAEFDLHPGDMLYLPRGVMHDAQTREGETLHITLGALATSWTELLLEAVAKVALGDADFRRSLPVGYAQTEFDRAKSRDFFQSLMKRVLERVDFDAAMDHFADDLVSTRHALLEGQMEQILRLPKLSVKDRAGARPNLVYRWRIRDGQFIVSCYGAEMRLPEHAAEPARYALETPDFVIEDLPGDLDDAGKLVLVRRLVREGMVRVRL, encoded by the coding sequence ATGGCCGAGAGCACGTACGCGTTCCGCAAGCTCATCGCTCCGATCACGCCGGAGCAGTTCTTCGCCGAGCACTGGGAGCGCAAGCCGCTCATCGTCCGTCGCGAGCAGCGCGACTACTACGCCGACCTCCTCAGCCTCCGCGCGTTCGATCAGGTGATCACGACGCAGGCGCTGATGCACCCGCAGTGCTTCATCGCGAACGCGGCGCGCCAGGTCGACGCGAGCGAGTACACGTTCCCGAACAACAGCGTCGACTCGGCGCGCCTCTACCAGCAGTTCGCCGACGGCGGCACGATCGTCTTCAACCAGCTCGAGGGGTTCATCCCGCCGCTGGCCGATCTCTGTCGCTCGCTCGAGCGCGACATCAGCACGCGCTTCCAGTGCAACATCTACTGCACGCCGAGCAACGCGCAGGGCTTCCCCACCCACTACGACTCGCACGACGTCTTCATCCTGCAGATCCACGGGACGAAGCACTGGATCCTCTACAACACGCCGGTCGAGCTGCCCTTCAAGGGCCAGCCCTTCCGCCGCGACGAGACGCCGAAGGGCGAGGTCACCGCGGAGTTCGATCTGCACCCCGGCGACATGCTCTATCTCCCGCGCGGCGTGATGCACGACGCGCAGACCCGCGAGGGCGAGACGCTGCACATCACGCTCGGCGCGCTCGCGACGAGCTGGACCGAGCTGCTCCTCGAGGCGGTCGCGAAGGTCGCGCTCGGTGACGCGGACTTCCGTCGCTCGCTGCCGGTCGGCTACGCGCAGACCGAGTTCGATCGCGCCAAGTCGCGCGACTTCTTCCAGTCGCTGATGAAGCGCGTGCTCGAGCGCGTCGACTTCGACGCCGCGATGGATCACTTCGCCGACGACCTCGTCTCGACGCGCCACGCGCTGCTCGAGGGACAGATGGAGCAGATCCTCCGCCTGCCCAAGCTGAGCGTGAAGGATCGCGCGGGCGCGCGTCCGAACCTCGTCTATCGCTGGAGGATCCGCGACGGGCAGTTCATCGTCTCGTGCTACGGCGCCGAGATGCGGCTGCCCGAGCACGCGGCGGAGCCGGCGCGCTACGCGCTCGAGACGCCCGACTTCGTCATCGAGGATCTCCCCGGTGATCTCGACGACGCGGGCAAGCTCGTGCTGGTGCGTCGCCTGGTGCGCGAGGGCATGGTCCGCGTCCGCCTGTGA
- the pckA gene encoding phosphoenolpyruvate carboxykinase (ATP), with protein sequence MDRHFSLAKYDITVKNVIRNAPPAALYELALRNEAGTAISSTGAMIAMSGEKTGRSPKDKRIVDEPGSSGNVWWGDVNIKLDPHVFAVNHERAVDYLNTRKQLFVVDGYAGWDERYRIKIRVICSRAYHALFMHNMLIRPTLAELESFGEPDYTIFNAGAFSANRYTSGMTSKTSVALNFAKKEFVILGTEYAGEMKKGVFTIMNYLMPLQGQLSMHCSANESKEGQVSIFFGLSGTGKTTLSADPNRRLIGDDEHVWTDRGVFNIEGGCYAKAINLTEEQEPEIYRAIRFGSVLENVKYDEHTRVVDYTDISITENTRCAYPIEFIDNAKIPCVGPQPTNVIMLTADAYGVLPPVAKLSPEQAMYHFISGYTAKVAGTEVGVKEPSPTFSACFGGPFMVWHPTKYAELLAEKLRTTGAQTWLVNTGWTGGAYGEGKRMSLKHTRAIIDAIHDGSLAKVRTAEDPVFGFQVPTECAQVPSEILTPRNTWKDKAAYDAMAKKLAKFFVDNFKKYESQASDAIRAAGPRL encoded by the coding sequence ATGGATCGGCACTTCTCGCTCGCGAAGTACGACATCACCGTCAAGAACGTCATTCGCAACGCGCCCCCTGCTGCCTTGTACGAGCTCGCGCTGCGCAACGAGGCAGGCACGGCGATCTCATCGACGGGCGCGATGATCGCGATGTCGGGCGAGAAGACCGGACGGAGCCCGAAGGACAAGCGCATCGTCGACGAGCCGGGCTCGAGCGGCAACGTCTGGTGGGGCGACGTCAACATCAAGCTCGACCCCCACGTCTTCGCGGTGAACCACGAGCGCGCGGTCGACTACCTCAACACCCGCAAGCAGCTCTTCGTCGTCGACGGCTACGCGGGCTGGGACGAGCGCTACCGGATCAAGATCCGCGTCATCTGCTCGCGCGCGTACCACGCGCTGTTCATGCACAACATGCTGATCCGGCCGACGCTCGCGGAGCTCGAGTCGTTCGGCGAGCCGGACTACACGATCTTCAACGCCGGTGCGTTCTCGGCCAACCGCTACACGAGCGGCATGACGAGCAAGACCAGCGTCGCCCTGAACTTCGCGAAGAAGGAGTTCGTCATCCTCGGCACCGAGTACGCCGGTGAGATGAAGAAGGGCGTCTTCACGATCATGAACTACCTGATGCCGCTGCAGGGACAGCTGTCCATGCACTGCTCGGCGAACGAGTCGAAGGAAGGTCAGGTCTCGATCTTCTTCGGCCTGAGCGGCACCGGGAAGACGACGCTCAGCGCGGATCCGAACCGCCGCCTCATCGGCGACGACGAGCACGTCTGGACCGACCGCGGCGTGTTCAACATCGAGGGCGGCTGCTACGCGAAGGCGATCAACCTGACCGAGGAGCAGGAGCCGGAGATCTACCGCGCGATCCGCTTCGGCAGCGTGCTCGAGAACGTGAAGTACGACGAGCACACGCGCGTCGTCGACTACACGGACATCTCGATCACCGAGAACACGCGCTGCGCGTATCCGATCGAGTTCATCGACAACGCGAAGATCCCGTGCGTGGGCCCGCAGCCGACGAACGTGATCATGCTGACCGCCGACGCGTACGGCGTGCTGCCGCCGGTCGCGAAGCTCTCGCCCGAGCAGGCGATGTACCACTTCATCAGTGGCTACACCGCGAAGGTCGCGGGCACCGAGGTCGGCGTGAAGGAGCCGAGCCCGACGTTCAGCGCGTGCTTCGGTGGCCCGTTCATGGTGTGGCACCCGACGAAGTACGCCGAGCTGCTCGCGGAGAAGCTGCGCACGACCGGCGCGCAGACCTGGCTCGTCAACACCGGCTGGACCGGTGGCGCGTACGGCGAGGGCAAGCGCATGTCGCTCAAGCACACGCGCGCGATCATCGACGCGATCCACGACGGCTCGCTCGCGAAGGTGCGCACGGCGGAGGACCCGGTCTTCGGGTTCCAGGTGCCGACCGAGTGCGCGCAGGTGCCGAGCGAGATCCTCACGCCGCGCAACACCTGGAAGGACAAGGCGGCGTACGACGCGATGGCGAAGAAGCTCGCCAAGTTCTTCGTGGACAACTTCAAGAAGTACGAGTCGCAGGCGAGCGACGCGATCCGCGCGGCCGGCCCGAGGCTCTGA
- a CDS encoding SirB1 family protein, with protein sequence MALGDRRRTQASGASDLLVALADPATPIETLALILAKDEYPSLTVESGLARIDELAAPLAAHRSALVALDAQDQAEALRALVYDELGFRGNADDYYDPRNSYLSDVVDRRTGIPITLSALLMAIGRRIGIVVEGIGFPGHFLVRVGGPQGVHVDPFFEGRVVSESALERLAEKFLGSASQLRPEHLHVVSPRSMVVRMLVNLKHAHERRHDHARALVVSDRLVDVTSSVTFRRDRGLHALALGASAAAVEDLEAYLSDASQPADELVVRRALARARASSATGLS encoded by the coding sequence ATGGCGCTCGGTGACCGACGGAGGACCCAGGCGAGCGGGGCGAGCGATCTGCTCGTCGCGCTCGCCGATCCCGCGACTCCGATCGAGACGCTCGCGCTGATCCTCGCCAAGGACGAGTACCCGTCGCTCACGGTCGAGTCGGGCCTCGCGCGCATCGACGAGCTCGCCGCGCCCCTCGCGGCGCATCGCTCGGCGCTCGTGGCCCTCGACGCGCAGGACCAGGCCGAGGCGCTGCGCGCGCTGGTCTACGACGAGCTCGGGTTCCGCGGGAACGCGGACGACTACTACGATCCCCGCAACAGCTACCTGAGCGACGTCGTCGACCGGCGCACCGGGATCCCGATCACGCTGTCGGCGCTGCTGATGGCGATCGGGCGGCGCATCGGGATCGTCGTCGAGGGGATCGGGTTCCCCGGGCACTTCCTGGTGCGCGTGGGTGGGCCGCAGGGCGTGCACGTCGACCCGTTCTTCGAAGGTCGGGTGGTGAGCGAGAGCGCGCTCGAGCGGCTCGCGGAGAAGTTCCTGGGCTCGGCGTCGCAGCTGCGCCCCGAGCACTTGCACGTGGTGTCGCCACGCTCGATGGTCGTGCGGATGCTGGTGAACCTGAAGCACGCGCACGAGCGGAGGCACGATCACGCGCGTGCGCTCGTCGTGAGCGACCGGCTCGTCGACGTGACCTCGTCGGTCACGTTCCGGCGTGATCGTGGGCTGCACGCGCTCGCGCTGGGCGCGTCGGCGGCCGCGGTCGAGGATCTCGAGGCGTACCTCTCGGACGCGAGCCAGCCTGCCGACGAGCTCGTGGTGCGACGTGCCCTCGCGAGAGCGCGCGCGTCGAGCGCCACGGGGCTGTCGTGA